GTTAGTTTTAGTCAAGTCAGCCCAACTTAGGTTAGCTTCTCGCAAGTATGCCCCAGTTAAGTTAGCACAACTCAGGTTAGCTTCTCGCAGGTATGCGCCGCTGAGGTTTGCACCACTGAGATCTAAACCGCTAAGGTCTAATTTACTGAGATCTAAGCTATTGAGGATTGCACCGCTGAGGTTAGCGCCGCTTAAAATTGCACCGCTTAAGGTGGCGCCGCTTAGGTATGCTTTGCTGAGGTTGGCGCCGCTGAGATTTGCGCCGTTGAGGTTTACGCGGCTGAGGTTTACCCCACTGAAATCTACTCCGCTTAAATTTGCGCCGCTGAGGTTGGCTCTAGGCGCGAGTTCTTTGGTAGAGTTGCCCTTGCGGTCTGCGTTTAAGGTTTGAATTACCAGGTCTAAGCCTGTTTGACCGTATTTAAGGGCTTCTTTAAAGGCGTTACTCCGCAGCGATACAGCTTCAGAAGCCAAGCGGTGCTTGACACCTTCAAGTCCCCCCAAGATAGCTGCGCCAGGAGGGGCTGGATATGCGCCGCCAAGGATGGCATCGTATTCTGTTGGCTGATTGGGATTTTCTGCCATCGCAGTATTTTAGATGTTGCTAATAGTTGCAGTTTAGCGATCGCGTGCGCGTATAAATAAGGTGTAGGTTGGGTTGCGGCACTAAACCCAACAAATACTGGCAAATTTTGGGTTTCACTTCGTTCAACGCAACCTACAATTATTCTTAAATTTGCATGAGTTTCTATTTACTATTATGGCGATCGCTCGTCGCCCTCTTCATTAATTTGAATAAACTGCACCGCTATTTTTGGGGCTAAAACCTTTGGTAAATCTGGTTTCTGCGTTGTAAATAGCCCCGCTCAAATCTGCCCCGCTCAGTTTAGCACTACTCAAGTTAGCCCCGCACAGGTTGGCGTCGCTCAAATTGGCATTGCTTAAGTTGACATCGCTTAAGTTAGCCCCCATTAAGTTGGCGTCGCTTAAATTAGCCCAACTCAAATTAGCCCGACTCAGGTTCGCATCGTTCAATTTAGCCCGACTCAGGTTTGCCCCATAAAGGTCTGCCCTACTCAAGTCTGCTCTATTTAGATCTGCTCTACTCAAGTCTGTCTCTCTCACCAACGCGCGACTCAAGTCAGCTTGTCTGAGATCTGCCCCTCTCAGGTTAGCTTCGCTGAGGTTAGCCTGACTGAGGTTAGTTTCGCTGAGTTTTGCGCCATAAAGGTCTAATTTTTTAAAATCGCGCTCTCCTGCTGCATAACGCTTGGGTAGTTGCTGCACGCGGTAGGCGCGTAATGCTAGGTCGGCTTTTGGATGTCGCTGCTTCTGGAGTAAGGAAGATGCAGTATCGCACACTTGTTGTGAAGAATCTTGCAAGGCTTGAATTACCAAATCTAAGCCAGCGAGTCCATATTTTAGCGCTTCAGAAAGTGCTGCAACTTTTTGCTCGACAGTAGGTGCGATCGCCAACCGCATTTTAACTCCTTCCAGCCCCCCCAAGACGACGCTGCCAATAGGCGCAGGGTTTTTACCCCCAAGAACAGCATCGTCATCTCTCGGTTGATTGGGATTTTCTGGCATTGCACCTTTACTCCTAACCTACAGTAGAGCGTTTTCAGTTTGGCGATCGCGATGCATATCCCACTCAAGCGCAGCTTGTCTATCGCTTATTCCCCAAAGCGCGATCGCATCCCGACACTCGCCCAAATCATCCTCGCGAGGTAATAGTTCAAACTTCCCTTATCTCATTCCCCACACTTTGATAGTCTTGTCGTAACTGCCACTAACAATAGTCCTTCCATCCGGCGCTATTGCTACGGAAGTAACAGCGTCTAAATGCCCCTCTAGCGTGCGAAGTGACTCGCCTGTCACCAGACCCCACACGAAGATGGTGTTGTCTTTACTGCCACTAACAATAGTTTTAGCATCCGGGGCTATTGCTACGGAAACAACATCCTCTGAATGCCCATGTAGCGTGCCCAAAGACTTGCCCGTCAGAATATCCCACACTTTGATAGTCTTGTCATCACTAGCACTGATAATAGTTTTAGCATTCGGGTCTATTGCTACAGAACGAACAACGTCTGAATGCCCATGTAGCGTGCCCAAAGACTTGCTCGTCAGAATATCCCACACTTTGATAGTCTTGTCCCTACTGCCACTGACAATAGTTTTACCATCCGGGGATATGGCTACGGAACTAACATAGGATGAATGCCCATGTAGCGTTCGCTGGCACTCGCCTGTTTCTATATCCCAAACTTTGATGGCGTTGTCGTAACTGCCACTGACAATAGTTTTACCATTCGGGGCTATTGCTACAGAAAAAAGATCTGAATCCATCTCTAGCGTGCGCTGGCAGTTGCCCGTCATAATATCCCACACTTTGATGGTGTAGTGCATACTGCCACTGACAATAGTTTTACTATTGGGGGCTATTGCTAGGGAAACAATATCCTCTGAATGCCCATATAGCGTGCGCTGACACTCGCCTGTCTCTATATCCCAGACTTTAATAGTCTCGTCGCCACTGCCACTGACAACAGTTTTACCATTCGGGGCTATTGCTACGGAATTAACACCCAATGAATGCCCCTCGAAGGTGTGAAGACACTCAAAAAATTGATAAGGATTGTATTTTTCTAAAGCAATTTTGACTTTAGTTTCTGTTTTTGTCCGCAGTAGCGAATTTGCTGCCCGCCTTACCCCCCCCGATTTATCCTGCAAGGCTTGAATCACCAAATCCAAGCCTGATTCACCATATTTGAGGGCATCGTTTAGTGCGAGAATTCTTTGCGCTTCTTGTGTACTAGCCAAGCGTCTCTTCACACCTTCTAACCCGCCTAAGACAACAGCATTAATTGGAGGCGGGCGATCGCCTCCCAATACAGCATCGTATTCTCTCGGTTGATTGGGATTTTCTGGCATTGTGGTTTTATAGTTGCGTTGTTTGAATATGGCTAATTTTTGGAGTATGCGCGATCGCATCTAATCCAACGTGCATAGGAGAATTTTGCAAGGATGCGATCGCCCAAATCATCCTCGCGAGGAATACTTCAAACTTCCCTTATCTTATTCCCCACACTTTGATGGCCGTGTCCCAACTGCCACTGACAATAGTTTTACCATCCGGGGTTATTGCTACGGAATGAACCGCCCCTGAATGCCCTTGTAACGTGCACTTGCACTCGCCCGTCACGATATCCCACACTTTGATGGTGTTGTCCCTACTGCCACTAACAATAGTTTTACT
This portion of the Microcoleus sp. FACHB-831 genome encodes:
- a CDS encoding WD40 repeat domain-containing protein; the encoded protein is MPENPNQPREYDAVLGGDRPPPINAVVLGGLEGVKRRLASTQEAQRILALNDALKYGESGLDLVIQALQDKSGGVRRAANSLLRTKTETKVKIALEKYNPYQFFECLHTFEGHSLGVNSVAIAPNGKTVVSGSGDETIKVWDIETGECQRTLYGHSEDIVSLAIAPNSKTIVSGSMHYTIKVWDIMTGNCQRTLEMDSDLFSVAIAPNGKTIVSGSYDNAIKVWDIETGECQRTLHGHSSYVSSVAISPDGKTIVSGSRDKTIKVWDILTSKSLGTLHGHSDVVRSVAIDPNAKTIISASDDKTIKVWDILTGKSLGTLHGHSEDVVSVAIAPDAKTIVSGSKDNTIFVWGLVTGESLRTLEGHLDAVTSVAIAPDGRTIVSGSYDKTIKVWGMR
- a CDS encoding pentapeptide repeat-containing protein encodes the protein MAENPNQPTEYDAILGGAYPAPPGAAILGGLEGVKHRLASEAVSLRSNAFKEALKYGQTGLDLVIQTLNADRKGNSTKELAPRANLSGANLSGVDFSGVNLSRVNLNGANLSGANLSKAYLSGATLSGAILSGANLSGAILNSLDLSKLDLSGLDLSGANLSGAYLREANLSCANLTGAYLREANLSWADLTKTNLSRAILSGAILREANLNGANLSGAYLSWAHLHGLDLREADLSEADLSGANLSGLDLSRASLSRANLCWANLREADLSGANLSKANLTKATYNMATRFPKGFSPNRAKAMLSK
- a CDS encoding pentapeptide repeat-containing protein; the encoded protein is MPENPNQPRDDDAVLGGKNPAPIGSVVLGGLEGVKMRLAIAPTVEQKVAALSEALKYGLAGLDLVIQALQDSSQQVCDTASSLLQKQRHPKADLALRAYRVQQLPKRYAAGERDFKKLDLYGAKLSETNLSQANLSEANLRGADLRQADLSRALVRETDLSRADLNRADLSRADLYGANLSRAKLNDANLSRANLSWANLSDANLMGANLSDVNLSNANLSDANLCGANLSSAKLSGADLSGAIYNAETRFTKGFSPKNSGAVYSN